From a single bacterium genomic region:
- a CDS encoding response regulator — protein sequence MTTTNPSVLVVEDDSQIRQFLKVGLESNGYAYLESVQGKQGLSEVATRNPDLVVLDLGLPDMDGIDFLKNLREWSKVPVIVLTARGNEQDKINALDLGADDYLTKPFGVGELLARIRVALRHDAQRASGEDLPLFENGALRIDFVKRQVFVGDREVHLTPTEYKILTLLAHHAGKVLTQRQILTEVWGAAYAERGDYLRVHMHQLRHKIESTPARPKWLINEPGVGYRMTVEERRKDD from the coding sequence ATGACCACCACGAATCCATCGGTCCTGGTCGTCGAGGACGACTCGCAAATCCGGCAATTCCTGAAGGTCGGCCTCGAAAGCAACGGTTACGCCTACCTCGAATCCGTGCAGGGCAAGCAGGGCTTGTCCGAAGTGGCGACGCGCAATCCGGACCTCGTCGTCTTGGATTTGGGATTGCCCGACATGGACGGGATCGACTTTCTGAAAAACCTGCGCGAATGGTCGAAGGTGCCGGTGATCGTCCTGACCGCCCGCGGCAACGAGCAGGACAAGATCAACGCCCTGGACCTCGGCGCCGACGACTATCTCACCAAACCCTTCGGCGTCGGCGAGCTGCTCGCCCGCATCCGTGTCGCTTTGCGCCACGACGCCCAGAGGGCGAGCGGGGAGGACTTGCCGCTCTTCGAAAACGGAGCGCTTCGGATCGATTTCGTGAAGCGCCAGGTCTTCGTCGGCGACCGCGAGGTCCACCTGACGCCGACGGAATACAAGATCCTCACGTTGCTCGCCCATCATGCCGGCAAGGTGCTGACCCAGCGCCAGATCCTGACGGAGGTGTGGGGGGCGGCTTACGCCGAGCGGGGGGACTATTTGCGCGTCCACATGCACCAGCTCCGGCACAAGATCGAGTCCACACCCGCGCGACCCAAGTGGCTCATCAACGAGCCGGGCGTCGGGTACCGGATGACCGTGGAGGAACGGCGAAAAGACGATTAG